From the genome of Primulina eburnea isolate SZY01 chromosome 12, ASM2296580v1, whole genome shotgun sequence, one region includes:
- the LOC140808236 gene encoding uncharacterized protein produces MSQYSSSSTSSSTSENEVQVEVDDEDYDSRKELMSLILQQSRQIVESSQSNNVMRRRRRFIQRNREAGHARLFNDYFSTNPVYPDQIFRRRFRMRRELFFQIVNALEDRSPYFQQRDDAARRKGLSPLQKCTAAIRQLAYGVPTDHLDEYLRMGESTAIKCLFKFCGYVVELFSDRYLRRPNADDVQRLLQMHDERHGFPGMLGSLDCMHLEWKNCPVAWKGQFTRGHGSPIIVLEAVASQDLWIWHAFFGVAGSRNDLNVLYESPIFNNVLQGNAPEINFMVNETQYTKGYYLTDGIYPE; encoded by the coding sequence ATGTCTCAATATTCCAGTAGTTCAACCTCTAGCTCGACAAGTGAAAACGAAGTCCAAGTTGAAGTTGATGACGAAGATTATGATTCGAGGAAAGAGCTAATGTCATTGATACTTCAACAAAGTCGACAAATAGTTGAATCAAGTCAAAGTAATAACGTGATGCGGCGAAGAAGAAGGTTCATCCAAAGAAATCGTGAAGCCGGGCATGCGAGGCTCTTCAATGATTATTTCTCCACAAACCCGGTGTATCCAGATCAAATATTTCGAAGACGATTTCGCATGCGAAGAGAGTTATTCTTTCAAATAGTGAATGCACTTGAGGATCGTTCACCGTATTTTCAGCAAAGGGACGATGCTGCGAGAAGAAAAGGCTTGTCACCACTACAAAAATGCACAGCTGCAATTCGTCAATTGGCGTATGGAGTCCCGACCGACCATCTTGACGAGTACCTACGCATGGGTGAATCAACTGCCATCAAGTGTCTTTTCAAGTTCTGCGGATATGTGGTTGAACTATTTAGTGATCGATATTTGAGAAGGCCAAATGCTGATGATGTTCAACGTCTTCTTCAAATGCATGATGAAAGGCACGGGTTCCCTGGAATGTTGGGCAGTCTTGATTGCATGCACTTGGAATGGAAAAATTGCCCAGTTGCTTGGAAAGGCCAGTTTACAAGAGGCCATGGGTCACCGATAATCGTGCTTGAAGCGGTCGCGTCTCAAGACTTGTGGATATGGCATGCATTCTTTGGTGTCGCCGGTTCACGTAATGATCTTAACGTGTTGTACGAATCTCCCATATTCAATAACGTCTTGCAAGGAAATGCACCAGAGATTAATTTCATGGTCAACGAGACTCAATATACGAAGGGGTATTATTTAACAGATGGAATATATCCGGAATGA
- the LOC140807503 gene encoding uncharacterized protein, translating into MKKHKSVCNFSNFIVCILCLIAWCNGEDESVSAPMKNTEQEALYSVIQGFVGKWWNGSDLYPDPCGWTPIQGVSCDLFDGFWYVTDLNIGPIHDNSLICDQNVLQFSPHLFALRHMKSLSFFGCFVSPLHREMAIPAQNWEAFAESLVSLEFRSNPGLTGRIPVAFTQLRNLESLVLTENGLSSEIPAGIGNLIYLKRLNLAGNRLKGKIPDNFEGLNRLLILDFSRNSLDGPLPLTFGGLTSLLKLDMSNNQLGGEIPQEMANLKNLKLLDLSHNKLSGELTKSLQELTSLEELVLSNNPIAGSLANLEWRNLVGLGALDLSNMILTGGIPETLVDLKGLRFLGLNDNNLTGDISPNLENLPNVTSIYMHGNNLTGELRFSKWFYEKMGRRFSAWGNPNLCYPIGSVPPNYVPFGVKLCQQEVTKLETPPDMNIPSKIVDGIWKPESNPMVSLGLISRHASRFGFVIEVLVVLIGNLAAL; encoded by the exons ATGAAAAAGCATAAGTCTGTATGCAATTTTTCGAATTTTATTGTTTGCATACTTTGTCTGATTGCATGGTGTAATGGAGAAGATGAGAGTGTGTCAGCTCCAATGAAGAATACAGAACAAGAAGCTCTGTATTCTGTAATTCAAGGTTTTGTCGGCAAATGGTGGAATGGTTCGGACCTTTATCCAGATCCATGTGGATGGACTCCTATCCAG GGTGTTTCTTGTGATCTATTCGATGGATTTTGGTATGTGACTGATTTAAACATAGGACCAATTCATGACAACTCCCTCATTTGTGATCAAAATGTGCTACAATTCAGCCCACACTTGTTTGCGTTAAGGCACATGAAATCTCTTTCGTTCTTCGGTTGCTTCGTGTCTCCGCTCCATCGGGAGATGGCAATCCCTGCTCAGAATTGGGAAGCTTTTGCGGAGAGCCTAGTGTCACTGGAATTCAGATCGAATCCCGGACTCACGGGGCGAATTCCGGTTGCTTTTACCCAGCTGAGAAATCTCGAGTCGTTAGTCCTAACGGAAAATGGACTCTCCAGCGAGATTCCGGCTGGTATTGGAAACTTGATCTATTTAAAAAGGTTAAATCTTGCTGGGAACAGACTAAAAGGGAAGATCCCAGATAATTTTGAAGGGCTAAACCGTCTCTTGATTCTTGATTTTAGTAGAAACTCACTCGATGGTCCATTGCCGTTGACTTTTGGAGGGTTGACCTCACTCTTGAAGCTTGACATGAGCAACAATCAATTGGGAGGAGAAATTCCACAAGAGATGGCAAATCTCAAGAATTTGAAGCTTTTAGACCTCAGCCACAACAAATTATCCGGAGAGTTGACCAAATCACTCCAAGAGTTGACTTCTTTGGAGGAATTAGTTCTCTCAAACAATCCCATCGCTGGTAGCCTCGCCAATCTTGAGTGGCGTAATCTGGTGGGATTGGGCGCATTAGACCTATCCAATATGATCCTGACGGGTGGCATCCCGGAGACTCTCGTCGACCTAAAAGGGCTAAGATTTCTTGGACTCAACGATAACAATCTCACAGGAGATATCTCCCCAAATCTTGAAAATTTGCCAAACGTGACTTCAATTTACATGCATGGAAACAACTTGACAGGGGAACTTAGGTTCTCTAAATGGTTCTATGAGAAGATGGGGAGGAGATTTAGTGCATGGGGGAATCCAAATTTGTGTTATCCCATCGGATCGGTGCCTCCAAATTATGTCCCCTTTGGAGTAAAATTGTGTCAGCAAGAAGTTACCAAGCTGGAGACACCTCCGGATATGAATATCCCATCCAAGATTGTCGATGGGATTTGGAAGCCTGAGTCTAATCCCATGGTTTCTTTGGGGCTGATATCAAGGCATGCGAGTAGATTTGGTTTTGTGATTGAAGTGTTGGTGGTTTTAATTGGTAATCTTGCGGCCCTTTAA
- the LOC140806760 gene encoding uncharacterized protein, with the protein MMEENPRDWPMLLSETLWAYRTSKRTANGVSTFSLTFGHDAVLPLEINVPSMRVAKQNELSLEHYNEAMIMELKELDELRIQAYNALLLQKQKVARIYNKRIKKKSFHEGEILWKAILPLGHRIGIWANGLPTGRDHSRDGEADHIAIIKLVVCMCSDRPMK; encoded by the exons ATGATGGAGGAGAATCCCAGGGATTGGCCAATGCTATTATCAGAAACTTTGTGGGCGTATAGAACATCCAAGAGGACTGCCAATGGAGTGAGCACTTTTTCCCTTACCTTTGGCCATGATGCAGTGCTCCCACTGGAGATTAATGTGCCATCAATGCGAGTGGCAAAGCAAAATGAACTTTCTCTTGAGCACTATAATGAAGCAATGATCATGGAGTTAAAAGAACTGGATGAGCTGAGAATCCAAGCGTACAATGCTTTGCTGTTACAGAAACAGAAAGTGGCGAGAATCTACAACAAAAGAATTAAAAAGAAAAGTTTCCATGAAGGAGAAATATTGTGGAAGGCTATACTACCGCTAGGACACAGGATAGGGATCTGGGCAAATGGTCTCCCAACTGGGAGGGACCATTCAAG GGATGGTGAAGCAGACCATATCGCCATTATAAAATTGGTTGTTTGCATGTGCAGTGACAGACCCATGAAGTAG